One stretch of Oncorhynchus tshawytscha isolate Ot180627B linkage group LG19, Otsh_v2.0, whole genome shotgun sequence DNA includes these proteins:
- the LOC121838747 gene encoding LOW QUALITY PROTEIN: sodium/nucleoside cotransporter 2-like (The sequence of the model RefSeq protein was modified relative to this genomic sequence to represent the inferred CDS: deleted 2 bases in 1 codon), whose translation YITGYVEYFITACILDFERSIALVVLTSLAVVSKAYDLVKTYHGDSITKCFIPAQRCFNNFRGWIIGVFVVAVLVLLVTWLVVDTSKRPEQLISFGGVCMFILVIFIFSAHRTEVAWRSVFWGLGLQFCIGPFVIRTEPGLTAFQWLGEQVQIFLNYTKHGSSFVFGPLVSDIFAFQALPIVIFFSSVMSVLYFLRIMQWLIIKIAWVMQITMGTSPTETFVAGNIFVGPTEAPLLIRPYLKDMTKSEVHAVMVGGFATIAGSVMGAFISFEIDASSMISASVMAAPCALAISKLSYPETEEKTFTSEENIKVACGDEQNILEAASSGASTSIGLVANIAANLIAFLAILAFINASLGWL comes from the exons TATATCACAGGCTATGTGGAATACTTCATCACAGCATGCATATTGGACTTTGAGAGGTCCATTGCCCTTGTAGTCCTCACCAGTTTGGCAGTTGTCTCCAAAGCCTATGACCTTGTGAAGACATACCATGGAGATAGCATAACCAAATGTTTCATACCAGctcaaagatgcttcaacaattTCCGGGGATGGATAATAGG AGTTTTCGTTGTTGCGGTGCTGGTCCTGCTAGTGACTTGGCTCGTTGTGGACACAAGCAAGCGACCAGAGCAGCTCATCTCATTTGGAGGGGTCTGCATGTTCATTCTAGTCATTTTCATCTTCTCAGCCCACAGGACAGAG GTGGCATGGAGGTCAGTTTTTTGGGGTCTTGGTTTACAATTCTGTATCGGACCTTTTGTCATAAGGACAGAGCCAGGACTCACAGCCTTCCAATGGCTTGGAGAGCAAGTGCAG ATATTCTTGAACTACACAAAACACGGGTCATCATTTGTTTTTGGACCACTAGTATCTGACATCTTCGCATTTCAG GCTTTGCCCATTGTGATATTCTTCAGCAGTGTGATGTCAGTTCTTTATTTCCTTAGAATAATGCAATGGCTCATCATTAAG ATCGCATGGGTAATGCAGATAACGATGGGAACCTCACCCACTGAGAcctt TGTTGCAGGCAACATATTTGTTGGGCCA ACTGAAGCGCCATTGCTGATTCGCCCCTATTTGAAGGACATGACCAAATCTGAAGTGCATGCTGTCATGGTTGGAGGCTTTGCCACCATTGCAGGAAGTGTGATGGGTGCATTCATCTCATTTGAG ATTGATGCATCCTCTATGATATCTGCCTCTGTAATGGCTGCCCCATGTGCCTTGGCAATCTCCAAGCTGTCCTATCCGGAGACAGAAGAGAAAACA TTTACATCAGAGGAAAATATCAAAGTGGCTTGTGg TGATGAACAGAACATTTTGGAAGCAGCTAGCAGTGGAGCATCTACATCAATAGGCCTTGTGGCTAATATAGCTGCCAACTTGATAGCATTCCTTGCGATACTGGCATTCATCAATGCATCTCTTGGCTGGCTGTGA